One window from the genome of Pseudanabaena yagii GIHE-NHR1 encodes:
- the nadB gene encoding L-aspartate oxidase, with translation MEFRKFDAIVIGGGAAGLYTALSLSDSLGEHPTTQEQDWKIALITKDNLTISASDWAQGGIAAVIDRNDSINLHIEDTLRAGAGLCEREAVEVLVSKAKPQIHKLLEFGVDFDRLQDKSLALTLEAAHSRRRVLHAADATGRELVSTLARRVVDRPNIQVLEGVLVLDLLLEKSPEGDRCVGVSCVELKQDPDKLIGLLAPVTVLATGGGAQVFSQNTNPPASTGDGVAIAWRAGAKVRDLEFVQFHPTALAIEGAPRFLISEAVRGEGAHLIDHNGDRFAFEYHPQGELAPRDVVSRAIFQHLQKTGEPTVFLDLSPIDRDHIAYRFPNIIKICQKWHIDLFSQPIPVTPAAHYCMGGIVTDTWGASSITGLYAVGESSSTGVHGANRLASNSLLECFVFGVRLAEKVAQDLIQRKSEQISDPQIDFTIDALKFPDINTNAASQERIATIRQELRELTWRSAGICRNAEAMETAIDQIQNLQQEISTLRSKTRLWAETHNLIDFAYLLVKSALFRTESRGAHFRLDYPDTESTWQLHTVIHGQEIFTQ, from the coding sequence GTGGAATTTAGAAAATTTGATGCAATTGTAATTGGTGGCGGTGCAGCAGGTTTATATACTGCCCTGTCTTTGTCTGACTCGTTGGGAGAGCATCCTACGACTCAAGAACAGGATTGGAAAATTGCGCTGATTACCAAGGACAACTTGACCATTTCCGCGAGTGACTGGGCTCAGGGTGGAATTGCCGCAGTAATTGATCGCAATGACTCAATTAATCTTCATATCGAAGATACCTTACGCGCAGGTGCAGGATTATGTGAGCGCGAAGCTGTTGAAGTTTTAGTTAGCAAAGCTAAGCCTCAAATCCATAAACTTTTAGAATTTGGGGTTGATTTCGATCGCTTACAGGATAAGTCGCTTGCCCTAACGCTAGAGGCGGCGCATTCACGGCGAAGGGTTCTCCATGCTGCCGATGCCACAGGACGGGAACTGGTGAGCACCTTGGCAAGAAGAGTGGTTGATCGTCCTAATATTCAGGTTTTAGAAGGGGTTTTAGTTCTGGATTTATTGTTAGAGAAGTCTCCAGAAGGCGATCGCTGTGTCGGTGTATCCTGCGTTGAGTTGAAACAAGATCCTGACAAATTAATCGGTTTATTAGCTCCTGTAACCGTTCTGGCAACAGGTGGTGGCGCACAGGTCTTTTCACAAAATACTAATCCTCCTGCCAGTACTGGTGATGGTGTTGCGATCGCATGGCGAGCAGGCGCGAAGGTACGGGATCTCGAATTTGTGCAATTTCATCCCACGGCTCTAGCCATTGAAGGCGCACCGAGATTTTTAATTAGTGAGGCAGTGCGCGGCGAGGGAGCACATTTAATAGACCACAATGGCGATCGCTTTGCCTTTGAATATCACCCACAGGGAGAACTTGCACCTCGCGATGTTGTCAGCCGAGCCATCTTTCAACATTTACAAAAGACTGGCGAACCGACTGTATTTTTAGACTTGTCACCCATTGATCGCGATCACATTGCCTATCGTTTTCCCAACATCATCAAAATTTGTCAAAAATGGCATATTGATCTTTTCTCGCAACCGATCCCCGTCACACCTGCTGCTCACTACTGCATGGGTGGGATCGTGACTGACACATGGGGAGCAAGTTCCATTACAGGTTTATATGCAGTTGGTGAAAGCTCTAGCACAGGTGTTCATGGCGCAAATCGTCTAGCAAGTAATTCCCTTTTAGAATGTTTTGTCTTTGGGGTACGTCTCGCCGAAAAAGTAGCTCAGGATTTGATTCAACGAAAGAGCGAGCAAATCAGTGATCCTCAGATTGACTTCACCATTGATGCCTTGAAGTTTCCAGACATTAATACTAATGCGGCATCCCAAGAGCGAATCGCTACTATTCGCCAAGAATTACGGGAGTTAACATGGCGATCGGCAGGGATTTGTCGTAATGCTGAGGCGATGGAAACTGCGATCGACCAAATCCAAAACCTACAACAAGAAATTTCCACCTTGCGGAGCAAAACGCGCCTCT